From Pseudodesulfovibrio sp. JC047, one genomic window encodes:
- a CDS encoding SIMPL domain-containing protein (The SIMPL domain is named for its presence in mouse protein SIMPL (signalling molecule that associates with mouse pelle-like kinase). Bacterial member BP26, from Brucella, was shown to assemble into a channel-like structure, while YggE from E. coli has been associated with resistance to oxidative stress.): protein MDQKHSIQTILAGIVLALGLVGGCWILGNALVEFKAMDRYVTVKGLAEREVAADLAMWPISYSAGANTLTALDAELARSQAAIMLFLKEQGLGDAEVMTAAPRIQDNQSIMGNRQPAERYRAEAVLTVRSNDIVKVKKGMAAAGALISRGVLLIQNYEFRPTFTYTGLNSIKPDMIAEATRDARKAAKQFAEDSGSSVGTIRRATQGYFSVQDRDRYTPEIKRIRVVTTVDYLLQN from the coding sequence ATGGATCAAAAACATTCAATTCAAACAATCCTGGCCGGAATCGTCCTGGCGCTCGGTCTTGTTGGCGGGTGCTGGATACTCGGCAACGCCCTGGTCGAATTCAAGGCCATGGACCGATACGTCACTGTCAAAGGCCTTGCTGAACGCGAAGTTGCCGCCGATCTCGCCATGTGGCCCATCAGTTATAGTGCCGGGGCAAATACACTCACTGCACTCGATGCCGAATTGGCCCGTTCCCAGGCCGCGATCATGCTTTTCCTCAAAGAACAGGGGCTGGGAGATGCCGAAGTCATGACCGCCGCCCCACGTATCCAAGACAATCAGTCCATCATGGGCAATCGTCAGCCAGCCGAACGGTACCGAGCCGAAGCGGTTCTGACTGTCCGTTCAAACGACATTGTCAAGGTTAAAAAAGGCATGGCCGCTGCCGGAGCATTAATTTCACGCGGGGTTCTACTCATTCAAAATTATGAATTTCGTCCGACGTTCACTTATACAGGGCTGAATTCCATCAAACCGGACATGATCGCCGAGGCCACTCGTGACGCCAGAAAAGCGGCCAAACAGTTTGCTGAAGATTCCGGGTCCAGCGTCGGGACCATTCGTCGCGCCACACAAGGATATTTCAGCGTTCAGGATCGGGATCGATATACACCGGAAATAAAACGTATTCGCGTTGTCACCACGGTGGATTACCTGCTGCAAAATTAA